The Bifidobacterium asteroides genomic interval ATGAACATGGTGGTGCGCAGCTGTCCGCTGATCTCGGGCTGGCGAGCCATGCTCTCGACGGTCTTGCCGACGGCGATGCCCAGACCCAGTGCGGGGCCGAGAGCTGCAATGCCGTATCCCAGGATGCTCAGATTGCCAGAGACCTCAGCAAGTGTGATGATGTCCATTTATTTTCCTTTCCTCCACCGTTGCCGGTTCTTGGATTGTGGTTCGGCCCCGATCCCCGTCTACCGGTCGGAACCGACGAATATTTGGGCTGCGACCGCCTGAAGCGCCGACCGCGGCTTGTTCTTTTCGCTCAACCTTCTTCAGGGTAACTCATGGAGATGTAGACCGTAGTCAGGATGGCGAAGATGTAGGCCTGAAGGGCCGCCACGAAGAT includes:
- the atpE gene encoding ATP synthase F0 subunit C, whose translation is MDIITLAEVSGNLSILGYGIAALGPALGLGIAVGKTVESMARQPEISGQLRTTMFIGLALIEVLALLGFVALFIA